The sequence ACGCCACATGTATCACGTGATGATGATAGAGTTTCGAGCCGCGCGCGCGAGCGCCTTGAATTCCCCGCGCTCTGATTGGCCTAGCTTTTTGAGTTTTGCGCTGTTTGTCTACGCTTGCGCCACTCTcaggctgctgctgcttaGTCACCTCTCCAACTTACAGAAGGTGAGTTTTGTTAGTTAGCGCGTCGACCAATACAACCCGCTCTTCTCCACCCCAGATCCTCCCAAAATAAGGTCCTTGCAGGAAAGACGGGCTATCGACGGAGCCGGTCCAAGGGCGAACGCTCAATATCCTCTCTCATCCGAAAGCATGCTTGTTCGTGTTGACACAGGTTTCGACTTCACAGCCGGGCCTAGGGTTCAAATCTCCTCCGGTCTCGGTGTACATACACCATACTATCCCATGTCGAGCCCAGGGTCATCCGGAGCTCAAAATAGGGGCTGGGCAGCGCGTGTTCGTTGCTGGAGATCGGCATCTTCCCTCCCCCCAGCCGACTGAGACGTGCTAAGCGTGTTGGCGCTCGATGCATGACTCGCCGGGCTAAACAGGCGCTCGCAGCCACCACGCTCTTCCAAACGAGCCCGAGTTGCTTCACGCATCCAAACACCGGGTTCGAGCATCGTCGCCAAGAATCGTCGCTCGCATTTGGCCATCACACTCGTCGTGAATGGCTGGGATTCAAACACTTAACCAAATTGAAAATGATCTGTCTAGCCGTCTCCGCCTGCCGACTGGCGACGTGGAAGCCAAATGAGCCCGACACACGAAGATGAGAGGCGATCTCCATGGCATTCAAGCCTGCCCCAATCTTCTTGCATACGTTTAACACGCAAGAGATAGTGTAGACGAACCCTGCACGGCTTCTCCCTCCCTTATGACGCTTATACACTGAATGCACCAGTGACATCCGTTTCCATTCTGTAGAGAACCACGTCCTCGGTACGGAGAATGGGGGATTGTTGATACTTCTGAGATTCCGTGACAAAAGGCAACTTGGCCCCGTCCTCCGCATACATAGTTTGCGAGCCTTAGCGAGCGGGGCTGCGGCTTTAATTTCACGGCTGGATCACTTCGCTCCGTGATTATATTTTTCTCATTGGCCGATTCTTCCCAGCGAGTCAAGCGACCTGCCTCTGCACACTGGTCTGCAAACTCCGCTGACGGGCCATCCTTTTTTTAGTTTTTCCTTTTAAGGTTGACTGTCAAGAGTTTCTGGAGTGTTTGGTGGAGCCGCGAGTTGGATAGAAAAAGGCACTTCAGACCCAGCTGCTGCGACAAACAGCTCCTCTTTAACTTCGTTCTCCCAGTTTTGCTAAAATCGACAGGGGGTTTGACGCAGGATGGAGGCTCTACCGCTGATAAAGGAACATCCATTTTTGACCGCCACAGCGGCATACCTCGTGTATGTGACAGCGGTGGTTGTCTATCGGCTGTGGCTCTCCCCTTTATCCAAGTTCCCGGGACCTAAGCTCGCCGCAGCCACTCGGTGGTACGAGTTTTACTATGATGCCATATGTCACGGAAAATATACCTTTGAGATCATAAAAATGCACGAAAAATATGGTCCGTGTCTATCCTTTTTATTAAACCATCAGACAAAAACTAGTTATATCTTATCCGTTATCAATTTTTAGGCCCCATTGTTAGGATCAGCCCTCATGAACTTCACATCAACGACCCGGAGTACTACGATGTTCTGTACTCACGAGATAGCCCGAGAGACAAGTACTCGTACTACACGGGTCAGTTCGGTACGCCGATGGCAGCTATCTCCACGATAAGCCATGCCCATCATCGTCTTCGCCGTTCAAACATGAACCCGTATTTCTCCATGGCTCGGATTCGAAAGCTGGAACCGGCCATCCAGATTCTTGTAAACAAGCTTTGCAATCGCTTAAAGGAATTCAAGGGCACAGGAGTCCCGATTGTGGTGCAGTATCCGTACACCTGCTTTTCCACAGATGTCATATCAGATTACACTATGGGAACCGGCTTTCACTACCTGGACGAGCCCGATTTTATCCCCCACTGGAGCGAGACCCTGAGCGCCATCGCCAAGGCCACAGTCTTCTTCAAGCCGTATCCATGGTTGTTATACTGGCTCAAGGCTCTACCAGAGGGCTTGGTTGGCAGGGTCGATCCCGGCATGAATTTGTTCTTTGTTTTCCAACGCCGCTGCAAAGTTCTCA is a genomic window of Coccidioides posadasii str. Silveira chromosome 3, complete sequence containing:
- a CDS encoding uncharacterized protein (EggNog:ENOG410PJTA~COG:Q~TransMembrane:1 (i12-32o)), translated to MEALPLIKEHPFLTATAAYLVYVTAVVVYRLWLSPLSKFPGPKLAAATRWYEFYYDAICHGKYTFEIIKMHEKYGPIVRISPHELHINDPEYYDVLYSRDSPRDKYSYYTGQFGTPMAAISTISHAHHRLRRSNMNPYFSMARIRKLEPAIQILVNKLCNRLKEFKGTGVPIVVQYPYTCFSTDVISDYTMGTGFHYLDEPDFIPHWSETLSAIAKATVFFKPYPWLLYWLKALPEGLVGRVDPGMNLFFVFQRRCKVLINSVIREHSQPDYEEKRKSYDHPTFFHDILDSNLPPEEKGPERLAQEIQGVIGAGSETVAKTLTWLTYYLLENKDKMDKLLEELNRLDPDRTATVVDLEKMPYLTSVMLEALRISYGVSSRLQRICPDRDLQYKEWSIPAGTPVGMTSVMMHHNEDIFPDSYNFVPERWLDPDRRKYLERYLVAFSKGSRQCVGINLARAELLLAISKIFRELKFELFETTREDVTLKHDLFLPFPKVGSKGVRVLVVD